In Nicotiana tabacum cultivar K326 chromosome 17, ASM71507v2, whole genome shotgun sequence, one DNA window encodes the following:
- the LOC107761132 gene encoding 1-aminocyclopropane-1-carboxylate synthase 3, with the protein MKLLSKKVMCNSHGQDSSYFLGWQEYEKNPYDETRNPKGIIQMGLAENQLSFDLLESWLAQNPDAAGFKRNGESIFRELALFQDYHGLPAFKNALAQFMAEIRGNKVSFDSNKLVLTAGATSANETLMFCLADHGDAFLLPTPYYPGFDRDLKWRTGAEIVPIECTSSNGFRITESALEEAYQEAKRRNLRVKGVLVTNPSNPLGTTLSNQEIQLLLTFISTKNIHLISDEIYSGAVFNSPSFVSVMEILIENNYMNSEVWDRVHIVYSLSKDLGLPGFRIGAIYSNDELVVAAATKMSSFGLISSQTQYLLSAMLSDKKFTKMYIYENQKRLKKRHEMLVQGLQNAGISCLDSNAGLFCWVDMRHLLRSNTFDAEIELWKKIVYNVGLNISPGSSCHCTEPGWFRACFANMSEDTLNLAIQRLKAFVDSTNNNIQNHHQSSLSSKKKSFSKWVFRLSFNDGRQRER; encoded by the exons ATGAAGCTCCTATCGAAGAAAGTGATGTGTAACTCGCACGGACAAGATTCTTCATACTTCCTAGGATGGCAAGAGTACGAGAAGAACCCATACGATGAAACTCGGAATCCTAAAGGAATAATCCAGATGGGTCTTGCAGAGAATCAG CTCTCTTTCGATTTACTAGAGTCATGGCTTGCTCAAAACCCAGATGCAGCTGGATTTAAGAGAAACGGAGAGTCAATATTTAGAGAGCTTGCCCTATTTCAAGATTATCATGGCCTTCCAGCTTTCAAAAAC GCATTGGCTCAATTCATGGCAGAAATAAGAGGGAACAAAGTGAGCTTTGATTCAAACAAGCTTGTACTAACAGCCGGCGCCACTTCTGCAAATGAGACACTCATGTTTTGTCTCGCCGACCATGGCGATGCTTTTCTCCTTCCTACTCCATACTACCCTGG ATTTGACAGAGATCTAAAATGGAGAACGGGGGCTGAGATTGTGCCAATAGAATGCACGAGTTCTAATGGCTTTAGAATAACAGAATCCGCTCTTGAAGAAGCTTACCAAGAAGCCAAAAGACGAAACCTTAGAGTTAAAGGAGTTCTTGTGACAAACCCTTCAAACCCATTGGGCACAACATTAAGCAATCAAgaaattcaactccttttaacCTTTATTTCTACAAAAAACATCCATCTCATTAGCGACGAAATCTATTCTGGTGCTGTTTTTAACTCGCCTAGCTTCGTTAGTGTCATGGAAATACTAATAGAAAACAACTACATGAACTCCGAAGTATGGGATCGAGTTCACATTGTCTATAGCCTTTCAAAAGATTTAGGTCTCCCAGGGTTTCGAATTGGTGCCATTTATTCCAACGACGAATTAGTTGTCGCTGCAGCCACAAAAATGTCCAGTTTCGGATTAATTTCATCCCAAACTCAGTACCTTCTCTCGGCCATGCTCTCTGacaaaaaattcacaaaaatgtATATCTACGAAAATCAAAAGAGGCTCAAGAAAAGACATGAAATGCTAGTTCAAGGTCTTCAAAATGCTGGAATTAGCTGCCTTGATAGCAATGCTGGCTTGTTTTGTTGGGTTGACATGAGACATCTCTTAAGATCAAATACTTTTGATGCAGAAATTGAATTATGGAAGAAAATAGTGTACAACGTTGGACTAAATATTTCCCCTGGATCCTCGTGCCATTGTACAGAACCGGGGTGGTTTCGTGCATGTTTCGCTAACATGTCCGAGGATACGCTAAACCTCGCCATACAACGTTTGAAGGCTTTTGTTGATTCTACCAATAACAACATCCAAAATCACCACCAGTCAAGTTTGAGTTCAAAGAAGAAGTCATTCTCCAAGTGGGTTTTTCGACTATCCTTTAATGACGGCCGTCAAAGAGAACGATAA
- the LOC107761131 gene encoding squalene epoxidase 3, with protein sequence MLLINTPNNISFSLVFSKHKFPVSTNQTPPQLSQPSASSTKKKLALISFSKYLRNTQLQFISTNEKMVNFMMDKYIVPTFFVSLLGFLLLYILRPRFRTPYYKKKDPKSIQKCETHNVISSNLTNGECKLEKGSDADIIIVGAGVAGAALAHTLAKEGRKVLVLERDLTEPDRIVGELLQPGGYLKLIELGLEDCVEDIDAQRVVGYALFKDGKSTNVSYPLENFHSDVAGRSFHNGRFIQKMREKAATLPNVRLEQGTVTSLIEENGSVKGVQYKTKAGQELKAHAPLTVVCDGCFSNLRRSLCNPKVDIPSCFVGLVLELENDQLPYPNHGHVILADPSPILFYPISSTEIRCLVDVPGQKLPSLANGDMANYLKTMVAPQVPPELHDAFITAIDKGHIRTMPNRSMPAAPYPTPGALLLGDSFNMRHPLTGGGMTVALSDIAVLRNLLKPLNDLNDADELCKYLESFYTLRKPVASTINTLAGALYKVFCASSDQARKEMREACFDYLSLGGTCSTGPVALLSGLNPSPLSLVLHFFAVAIYGVGRLLVPFPSPKRLWIGARLISAASGIIFPIIKAEGVRQMFFPTTIPAYHRAPPVNKGSDEAKK encoded by the exons ATGCTGCTTATAAATACTCCCAACAATATATCTTTCTCCCTCGTCTTCTCCAAACACAAATTTCCTGTGTCAacaaaccaaacacccccacaaTTATCTCAGCCCTCTGCTTCAAGTACAAAGAAAAAATTAGCCTTGATCTCTTTTTCCAAATATTTGCGAAATACACAGCTCCAATTTATCTCTACCAACGAGAAAATGGTGAATTTCATGATGGATAAATATATTGTCCCcactttctttgtttctttattGGGGTtccttcttctttatattttgcgACCTAGATTTAGAACTCCCTATTACAAGAAAAAAGACCCTAAATCCATCCAAAAATGTGAAACCCACAATGTGATTTCTAGCAATTTAACCAATGGTGAATGCAAATTGGAAAAAGGGTCCGATGCTGATATCATCATTGTTGGAGCTGGGGTTGCTGGTGCTGCTCTTGCTCATACCCTTGCCAAG gaagggCGAAAAGTTCTTGTACTTGAAAGGGATTTGACAGAGCCCGACCGGATTGTTGGCGAGTTGCTACAGCCTGGAGGTTATCTGAAATTGATTGAGTTGGGCCTTGAAG ATTGTGTTGAGGATATTGATGCCCAGCGGGTGGTTGGATATGCTCTTTTCAAGGATGGGAAAAGCACAAACGTTTCCTATCCCTTGGAAAATTTCCATTCTGATGTGGCTGGGAGAAGCTTTCACAATGGGCGTTTCATACAAAAGATGAGAGAAAAAGCAGCTACTCTTCCCAA TGTACGATTGGAGCAAGGCACTGTAACATCCCTGATTGAAGAAAATGGATCCGTTAAGGGTGTCCAGTACAAAACGAAGGCTGGTCAAGAACTTAAAGCACATGCTCCTCTTACAGTAGTTTGTGATGGATGCTTTTCAAACTTGCGACGCTCGCTTTGCAACCCTAAG GTTGATATTCCCTCTTGTTTTGTTGGTTTGGTATTGGAGCTAGAGAATGATCAACTTCCATACCCAAACCATGGGCATGTTATTCTGGCAGATCCTTCGCCCATCTTATTTTATCCTATTAGTAGCACAGAAATCCGCTGCTTGGTCGATGTGCCTGGTCAAAAGCTTCCTTCTCTTGCTAATGGTGATATGGCAAATTATTTGAAGACTATGGTGGCTCCCCAG GTCCCACCTGAGTTACATGATGCGTTTATAACTGCAATTGATAAGGGGCATATTAGAACTATGCCAAATAGGAGCATGCCAGCTGCTCCGTATCCTACCCCTGGAGCTCTGTTACTTGGTGATTCTTTCAACATGCGCCATCCTTTAACTGGTGGGGGAATGACTGTAGCGCTTTCAGATATTGCAGTGTTAAGGAATCTTCTTAAGCCATTGAACGACCTGAATGATGCAGATGAGCTATGTAAATATTTGGAGTCCTTTTATACTTTGCGCAAG CCAGTGGCTTCAACAATAAATACTTTGGCTGGAGCACTGTACAAGGTATTCTGTGCTTCTTCTGATCAAGCGAGGAAGGAGATGCGAGAAGCATGTTTCGACTATTTGAGTCTTGGAGGTACTTGTTCAACAGGACCCGTAGCTCTACTCTCTGGTCTTAATCCTAGCCCGCTGAGCTTGGTACTCCATTTTTTTGCTGTGGCCATATATGGAGTTGGTCGTTTACTCGTTCCATTTCCTTCCCCAAAGAGATTGTGGATAGGAGCTAGATTAATCTCG GCTGCATCGGGCATCATATTTCCCATTATAAAAGCAGAAGGGGTCAGGCAAATGTTCTTCCCAACAACAATACCAGCATATCACAGAGCTCCTCCAGTAAACAAGGGGTCAGATGAAGCAAAAAAATAA